A region from the Curtobacterium sp. MCBA15_012 genome encodes:
- the gnd gene encoding phosphogluconate dehydrogenase (NAD(+)-dependent, decarboxylating) — protein sequence MHIGLVGLGRMGNNMRARLRNAGIEVTGYDANPAVSDVADLGALAAALPEGKKLVWVMVPHGKITDDVISDLAEVLGEGDLVIDGGNSKWLDDEVHAKQLDAKGIRYMDAGVSGGVWGKDNGYGLMVGGAAEDVEFAMPVFDALRPEGPREEGFSHAGGVGAGHYAKMVHNGIEYAIMQAYGEGYELLEAKDIVHDVPAVFAGWQRGTVVRSWLLDLLVLAINEDPKLDELEGYVDDSGEGRWTLEEAIELAVPMPALSAAMFARFVSRQGSQSPTMKAVAALRNQFGGHAVKKA from the coding sequence ATGCACATCGGTCTTGTCGGCCTCGGTCGCATGGGCAACAACATGCGTGCCCGTCTCCGCAACGCAGGCATCGAGGTCACCGGGTACGACGCGAACCCCGCCGTCTCCGACGTCGCCGACCTCGGCGCACTCGCCGCCGCACTGCCCGAGGGCAAGAAGCTCGTCTGGGTCATGGTCCCGCACGGCAAGATCACGGACGACGTGATCTCCGACCTGGCCGAGGTCCTCGGCGAGGGCGACCTGGTCATCGACGGCGGCAACTCGAAGTGGCTCGACGACGAGGTGCACGCCAAGCAGCTCGACGCCAAGGGCATCCGCTACATGGACGCCGGCGTCTCGGGCGGTGTCTGGGGCAAGGACAACGGCTACGGCCTCATGGTCGGCGGTGCCGCCGAGGACGTCGAGTTCGCGATGCCGGTCTTCGACGCGCTGCGTCCCGAGGGCCCCCGCGAGGAGGGCTTCTCGCACGCCGGCGGCGTCGGCGCGGGCCACTACGCGAAGATGGTCCACAACGGCATCGAGTACGCGATCATGCAGGCGTACGGCGAGGGCTACGAGCTCCTCGAGGCGAAGGACATCGTCCACGACGTGCCCGCCGTCTTCGCCGGGTGGCAGCGCGGGACGGTCGTCCGTTCCTGGCTGCTCGACCTGCTCGTCCTCGCGATCAACGAGGACCCGAAGCTCGACGAGCTCGAGGGCTACGTCGACGACTCGGGCGAGGGTCGCTGGACCCTCGAAGAGGCGATCGAGCTCGCGGTGCCGATGCCCGCGCTCTCGGCCGCGATGTTCGCCCGCTTCGTCTCGCGTCAGGGCAGCCAGTCCCCGACGATGAAGGCCGTCGCGGCGCTCCGCAACCAGTTCGGCGGCCACGCCGTCAAGAAGGCGTAG
- the recF gene encoding DNA replication/repair protein RecF, translated as MHVDHLQLTDFRNYREAEVVLARGPNLFVGRNGQGKTNLVEAIGYLSTLGSHRVPTDAALVRQGCDAAIVRARLAHDDRSILAEVQINRTGSNRAQVNRAAIKPRELPRYCTSVLFAPEDLALVRGEPAGRRRMLDELLGQIAPRMQGVLADYDRTLRQRNTLLKSARATGSRAGSLATLDVWDERLVAFGSEVIAARDHLTRRLAPFVTEAYATVAGERHEATITGVLSVRGGDPEDAAATDPVLGTPEEPVSVAAAADAFRAALERRRRDELDRGLTLVGPHRDDVLFQLNGLPARGYASHGESWSFALAVKLASAAVLRAESTLGDPIIILDDVFAELDESRRERLAGAVADYEQVLITAAVHGDVPAQLAAHTVRIEAGTIVTDEADASSASRPSADRATGASEATDPTDATDLSGETDPSDATVTAAAAPAATTTGADA; from the coding sequence GTGCACGTCGACCACCTGCAACTCACCGACTTCCGGAACTACCGGGAGGCGGAGGTGGTCCTCGCACGCGGGCCGAACCTGTTCGTCGGGCGCAACGGGCAGGGCAAGACCAACCTCGTCGAGGCGATCGGCTACCTGTCCACCCTCGGATCGCACCGCGTCCCGACCGATGCGGCACTCGTCCGCCAGGGCTGCGACGCCGCGATCGTCCGCGCACGTCTCGCCCACGACGACCGCAGCATCCTCGCCGAGGTCCAGATCAACCGGACCGGGTCGAACCGTGCGCAGGTGAACCGGGCGGCGATCAAGCCGCGCGAGCTCCCGCGCTACTGCACGAGCGTCCTGTTCGCACCCGAGGACCTCGCGCTGGTCCGCGGCGAACCGGCCGGCCGGCGCCGCATGCTCGACGAGCTGCTCGGCCAGATCGCGCCGCGGATGCAGGGCGTCCTCGCCGACTACGACCGCACGCTCCGCCAGCGGAACACCCTGCTGAAGTCGGCGCGCGCGACCGGGTCCCGCGCTGGCTCCCTCGCGACGCTCGACGTCTGGGACGAGCGACTCGTGGCCTTCGGGTCCGAGGTCATCGCCGCGCGCGACCACCTCACCCGCCGGTTGGCGCCCTTCGTCACCGAGGCGTACGCGACCGTCGCCGGTGAACGGCACGAGGCCACGATCACGGGTGTGCTCAGCGTGCGGGGCGGCGACCCCGAGGACGCCGCGGCGACCGACCCGGTGCTCGGCACCCCGGAGGAACCGGTCTCCGTGGCGGCCGCCGCCGATGCCTTCCGGGCCGCGCTCGAGCGCCGTCGCCGCGACGAGCTCGACCGTGGCCTGACGCTCGTCGGACCCCACCGGGACGACGTGCTCTTCCAGCTGAACGGGTTACCCGCCCGTGGGTACGCGAGTCACGGGGAGTCGTGGTCGTTCGCGCTCGCGGTCAAGCTCGCCAGTGCCGCTGTCCTGCGCGCGGAGTCGACCCTCGGCGACCCGATCATCATCCTCGACGACGTGTTCGCCGAGCTCGACGAGTCCCGCCGGGAACGCCTGGCCGGGGCGGTCGCCGACTACGAGCAGGTCCTCATCACCGCCGCCGTGCACGGGGACGTGCCGGCGCAGCTCGCGGCGCACACCGTGCGGATCGAGGCCGGGACGATCGTGACCGACGAGGCGGACGCGAGCAGCGCCTCCCGTCCGTCCGCCGACCGCGCGACCGGCGCGTCCGAAGCAACTGACCCGACCGACGCGACCGACCTGTCCGGCGAGACCGACCCGTCCGACGCGACCGTCACGGCCGCGGCGGCACCCGCCGCGACGACGACCGGGGCGGACGCCTGA
- the dnaN gene encoding DNA polymerase III subunit beta yields MKFEVNRDVFSEAVSFAVKLLPQRTTLPILSGVLIHAEGDRLTLSSFDYEVSAQTSITAQVDESGTVLVSGRLLNDIASRLPNAPVTFTTEESRISVACGPAHFTLLSMPVEEYPTLPEIGEQTGVIPGDAFSEAVSQVAVAASREDVTPVITGVQLEVGDNDLSLTATDRYRVAIRTIAWDSGRVGSEPLHALVPARTLQEVGRTFGSASTVSVSISGSSDRELIAFHADDKTVTSLLIKGNYPPVRRLFPETVQDHAVINTAELVEAVRRVSLVLEREAALRFSFSVDGLTLEAIGSEQAQASESISALLTGEETVVSLKPAFLLDGLNAVHSEFVRISFTKTENPNKPGPVLITGQTSQEAPATDGYRYLLQPNLLLR; encoded by the coding sequence GTGAAGTTCGAGGTCAACCGGGACGTCTTCTCCGAAGCCGTCTCCTTCGCGGTGAAGCTCCTCCCACAGCGCACGACCCTCCCGATCCTCTCCGGCGTCCTGATCCACGCAGAGGGCGACCGGCTGACGCTCTCGTCGTTCGACTACGAAGTCTCGGCGCAGACGTCGATCACGGCCCAGGTCGACGAGTCCGGCACGGTGCTCGTCTCCGGCCGGCTCCTGAACGACATCGCCAGCCGCCTGCCGAACGCCCCGGTCACCTTCACGACCGAGGAGTCCCGGATCTCGGTCGCCTGCGGCCCGGCGCACTTCACGCTGCTGTCGATGCCGGTCGAGGAGTACCCGACCCTCCCCGAGATCGGCGAGCAGACCGGTGTCATCCCGGGCGACGCCTTCTCGGAGGCCGTGTCCCAGGTCGCCGTCGCCGCGAGTCGTGAAGACGTCACCCCGGTGATCACGGGCGTGCAGCTCGAGGTCGGCGACAACGACCTGTCGCTCACCGCGACCGACCGCTACCGCGTCGCGATCCGCACGATCGCGTGGGACTCCGGCCGCGTCGGCTCCGAGCCCCTGCACGCACTCGTCCCCGCCCGCACCCTGCAGGAGGTCGGCCGCACCTTCGGCTCGGCGTCCACGGTGTCGGTGTCGATCAGCGGCAGCTCGGACCGCGAGCTCATCGCGTTCCACGCCGACGACAAGACGGTGACGTCGCTGCTCATCAAGGGCAACTACCCGCCGGTCCGCCGGCTCTTCCCCGAGACGGTCCAGGACCACGCGGTGATCAACACCGCGGAACTGGTCGAGGCCGTCCGACGAGTCTCCCTCGTCCTGGAGCGCGAAGCCGCCCTCCGGTTCTCCTTCTCGGTCGACGGGCTCACGCTCGAGGCGATCGGTTCCGAACAAGCGCAGGCGTCAGAGTCGATCAGTGCGTTGCTGACCGGTGAGGAAACGGTGGTCTCGCTGAAGCCCGCCTTCCTCCTGGACGGGTTGAACGCGGTGCACTCCGAGTTCGTCCGGATCTCCTTCACCAAGACGGAGAACCCCAACAAGCCGGGCCCGGTGCTCATCACCGGCCAGACCTCCCAGGAGGCCCCGGCGACGGACGGATACCGGTACCTGCTGCAGCCCAATCTCCTGCTGCGGTAA